From a single Campylobacter concisus genomic region:
- a CDS encoding peptidoglycan D,D-transpeptidase FtsI family protein, whose amino-acid sequence MNSRKSKITILFLLITFGISIFVLVIFYRASIERKLPRLQTSDINTAIRGNIITKDGFSISSSQKLYKVMLDTRNIDPNKKEMFIKLYSLYSGDDPNKVRKIINDTKGIVTLSYSIDAKGATYLQELSRKLNRKSILVSYLDPKTGLASFQGMRVMESGQNRKFISKDALTPAIGYVSKTESDALTKSKGVKGLERYYEDYLAPIQNAKILGPRDIGNNIILTSDSNLATRVDGYNAVLSIPLKFQTKLEQILDEKREFLDAKELVICIMNSKNGEILALASSSRYDPSNIRKQDYSALNSTVSEYAYEVGSVFKPFIFSILLQEKKVNPFELVNTYNGRYQLGKRIIKDTHPEPFMSAEDIIVHSSNIGMIQLVERLNGPQIYQGLLNFGFSRKTGIDLPYEQVGMMPTVTKLNSSTYKATVSYGYGLQATFMQLLKAYNTFNNKGIEVTPHMVAYLERNGKRYDLPKSEPAQVISQETAKIMKRILIKTVEKGTGLKAFTPGLEIGGKTGTAHIASGSGGYSNTYNGSFFGFVNDTRGNSYTIGVLARDPKRPYYYFGAQSALPMFKKAVDLMVEDGYLFPDANVIAEFEAKKDKLKNDKTKQKPALD is encoded by the coding sequence TCCTAGACTTCAAACAAGCGATATAAACACAGCAATTCGTGGTAATATAATCACAAAAGATGGCTTTAGCATCTCTTCAAGTCAAAAACTCTACAAAGTAATGCTTGACACTAGAAATATTGATCCTAATAAAAAAGAGATGTTTATCAAACTATATTCGCTTTACAGCGGCGACGATCCAAACAAAGTAAGAAAGATTATAAATGACACAAAAGGTATCGTTACACTCTCATATAGTATTGATGCAAAGGGTGCTACATACCTTCAAGAGCTCTCAAGAAAGCTGAATCGCAAGAGCATTTTGGTTTCATATCTTGATCCAAAAACAGGTCTTGCTTCATTTCAGGGCATGAGAGTAATGGAGAGCGGCCAAAATCGTAAATTTATTTCAAAAGACGCCCTCACACCAGCTATTGGCTACGTGAGTAAAACTGAAAGTGACGCACTTACAAAGAGTAAAGGCGTAAAAGGCCTTGAGAGATATTATGAAGATTATTTAGCTCCGATACAAAATGCAAAAATTTTAGGGCCTCGCGATATTGGAAACAATATCATTTTAACAAGTGACTCAAATTTAGCAACAAGAGTAGATGGCTACAATGCGGTGCTTTCTATACCGCTTAAATTTCAAACCAAACTAGAGCAAATTTTAGATGAAAAGCGTGAATTTCTAGATGCAAAAGAGTTAGTTATATGCATAATGAATAGCAAAAATGGAGAAATTTTAGCCCTAGCCTCTAGCTCAAGATATGATCCTTCGAATATAAGAAAGCAAGATTATAGCGCTCTAAACTCTACCGTTAGCGAATATGCTTATGAAGTTGGCTCGGTTTTTAAACCATTTATATTTTCTATCTTACTTCAAGAGAAGAAAGTAAATCCATTCGAGCTTGTAAATACCTATAATGGCCGATACCAACTTGGCAAAAGGATAATCAAAGATACCCATCCAGAGCCTTTTATGAGCGCTGAAGATATAATCGTGCACAGTTCAAACATCGGCATGATTCAGCTTGTTGAGCGTTTAAATGGGCCACAAATTTATCAAGGACTTTTAAATTTTGGCTTTTCAAGAAAAACAGGCATAGATCTACCTTACGAGCAAGTAGGTATGATGCCAACAGTTACAAAGCTAAACTCATCGACATATAAGGCGACTGTGAGCTACGGATACGGCTTGCAAGCTACATTTATGCAGCTTTTAAAAGCCTATAATACATTTAACAATAAAGGCATTGAAGTTACTCCTCACATGGTTGCCTACTTAGAGAGAAATGGGAAAAGATACGATTTGCCAAAGTCCGAGCCAGCTCAAGTTATATCACAAGAAACCGCAAAGATAATGAAGAGAATTTTAATAAAAACGGTTGAGAAAGGTACTGGACTAAAAGCCTTTACGCCAGGACTTGAGATAGGTGGCAAGACTGGAACTGCACACATTGCCTCAGGTAGTGGTGGATACAGCAATACCTACAATGGCTCATTTTTTGGCTTTGTAAATGACACAAGAGGCAATAGCTACACAATAGGCGTTCTAGCAAGGGATCCTAAAAGACCTTACTACTACTTCGGTGCTCAAAGTGCGTTGCCTATGTTTAAAAAAGCAGTTGATCTGATGGTTGAGGATGGATATTTATTTCCTGATGCAAATGTAATAGCTGAGTTTGAAGCCAAAAAAGATAAACTTAAAAACGATAAGACAAAACAAAAGCCTGCTTTGGACTAA
- a CDS encoding fatty-acid--CoA ligase encodes MLIKGLIVFFIVLLLIAICALIYLLLRNRDYSAEIKELALEKEEITIEKLEKLAGDNSLSKNELFELIQIFVGNFSIPAKNNQVMPKEANNYINFIILICSHKNSDAKLISFLDKEAKKKNPSYIVEIEESEKIGIENRKNRR; translated from the coding sequence ATGCTAATAAAAGGTCTAATAGTTTTCTTTATTGTATTGCTATTAATTGCAATTTGTGCGTTAATCTATTTACTTTTAAGAAATAGAGATTATAGCGCCGAAATAAAGGAGCTTGCATTAGAAAAAGAAGAGATAACAATCGAAAAACTTGAAAAGCTTGCTGGTGATAATAGTTTAAGTAAAAACGAGCTTTTCGAACTTATTCAAATCTTTGTAGGAAATTTTAGTATACCAGCTAAAAATAACCAAGTCATGCCAAAAGAGGCAAATAACTATATAAATTTTATAATTTTAATCTGCTCTCATAAAAATTCTGATGCAAAGCTCATCAGTTTTTTAGACAAAGAAGCTAAAAAGAAAAATCCAAGCTATATTGTCGAGATAGAAGAGAGTGAGAAAATCGGCATAGAAAATCGCAAAAATCGTAGATAA